The proteins below come from a single Ruegeria sp. THAF33 genomic window:
- a CDS encoding histidine phosphatase family protein: MSHITLVRHGQANTTARDEASYDRLSDLGHQQARWLGAHLRDTRSHYARVYCGTLTRHAETADSMGLHEPIRDARLNEIEYFTLAQLFEDQHGVAIPTDREGFVEHLPRTFAAWANGEIKNPPETFEEFETRVRDALHEIGTEGGPAIVVTSGGLISMAVRQAMGLDIPSMARVALAIMNTSMHRLHPIGAQLSPVLFNAVPHLEAPDRQFAQTHL; the protein is encoded by the coding sequence ATGTCACATATCACATTGGTGCGTCACGGGCAGGCAAACACAACGGCACGGGACGAGGCAAGCTATGACAGGCTCAGCGACTTGGGGCATCAGCAGGCGCGCTGGCTGGGGGCGCATCTGCGTGACACCCGCAGCCACTATGCCCGGGTCTATTGCGGCACCCTGACCCGTCACGCCGAGACGGCGGACAGCATGGGATTGCACGAGCCAATCCGTGACGCGCGACTGAACGAGATCGAGTATTTCACGCTGGCGCAACTGTTCGAGGACCAACACGGCGTCGCGATCCCCACCGACCGCGAAGGTTTCGTCGAACACCTGCCCAGAACATTTGCGGCCTGGGCCAATGGCGAAATCAAGAACCCGCCGGAAACCTTCGAAGAATTCGAGACGCGCGTGCGCGACGCGCTGCACGAGATCGGGACCGAGGGCGGACCGGCGATCGTCGTGACCTCGGGCGGGTTGATTTCGATGGCGGTGCGGCAGGCGATGGGGTTGGATATCCCGTCAATGGCACGGGTGGCCCTTGCCATCATGAACACGTCGATGCATCGTCTGCATCCGATTGGTGCTCAGCTGAGCCCGGTTCTTTTCAATGCCGTTCCGCATCTGGAAGCCCCCGATCGGCAGTTCGCGCAGACCCACCTGTAA
- a CDS encoding glutathione S-transferase family protein, with protein MQLYYAPRTISVAVAIALEEAGLEYEAVKLDFAGGEQTKPAYKQINPKGRVPALVVDGGILTETGALLEFVSAKAPEAGLVPADPVMAARMREVMFYLASTMHVNHAHKMRGHRWADKKSSWKDMKDKVAQTMTASCDYISSNGLRGPFVLGEAFSLADAYLYVVCSWLEGDGVDVSAIPKIVAFREAMEARPSVQAVRVAGML; from the coding sequence ATGCAGCTCTACTATGCACCCCGTACCATCTCGGTCGCTGTTGCGATCGCACTGGAAGAGGCCGGGCTGGAATACGAAGCGGTCAAGCTCGACTTCGCCGGGGGCGAACAGACGAAACCAGCTTACAAGCAAATAAACCCAAAAGGCCGCGTTCCGGCGCTGGTGGTGGATGGCGGCATCCTGACTGAAACCGGAGCCCTGCTGGAATTCGTTTCAGCCAAGGCCCCCGAGGCCGGGCTGGTGCCGGCTGATCCGGTGATGGCTGCCCGGATGCGCGAAGTGATGTTCTACCTTGCCTCGACCATGCATGTGAACCACGCGCACAAGATGCGCGGGCACCGCTGGGCCGACAAGAAATCCAGCTGGAAAGACATGAAAGACAAGGTCGCGCAGACGATGACCGCGTCCTGCGATTATATCTCGTCGAACGGCCTGCGTGGTCCATTTGTGCTGGGCGAGGCGTTCTCGCTGGCCGATGCCTATCTGTATGTGGTGTGCAGCTGGCTGGAAGGCGATGGCGTGGACGTTTCGGCCATTCCCAAAATCGTCGCCTTCCGTGAGGCGATGGAGGCGCGCCCTTCGGTTCAGGCAGTGCGTGTTGCCGGAATGCTCTGA
- a CDS encoding Zn-dependent hydrolase gives MTVDHTRFLTDLHKLREFGAAGVGKGVVRPAYSDVDIAARQWLAGRMCEAGLTPQFDPVGNLFGLASGPSLLMGSHSDSQPEGGWLDGALGVIAALEVARSVDRPISVVSFQDEEGRFGVTTGSAVWSGGLSLEKADVLTDGAGVSFGQARSSMADLSQGFVDPSRFDGFIEMHIEQGPSLDASGDQIGVVTDIVGIRDMSITFEGQQNHAGTTPMHLRRDAFQALSLFNTRLNERFRNVVTPQTVWTIGRVNLHPNASSIVPGRARFSMQWRDADVDRLARMEEIIRATAQETAEQLGMSLDYGPMLGLDPVAMDPTLRRALERGAEQVAPGRWRRMPSGALHDATNVSRLMPVAMLFTPSIDGISHDFAEDTAEVDLIAGLETLVRAVRSLSV, from the coding sequence ATGACCGTCGATCACACGCGTTTTCTGACCGACCTGCATAAGTTACGTGAATTCGGTGCCGCGGGAGTGGGCAAGGGGGTTGTCCGCCCTGCCTATTCCGACGTGGATATCGCTGCGCGCCAGTGGCTTGCCGGACGTATGTGCGAAGCGGGCCTGACCCCGCAGTTTGACCCGGTGGGAAACCTGTTCGGATTGGCGTCCGGTCCTTCGCTGCTGATGGGATCACATTCCGACAGTCAGCCCGAAGGCGGCTGGCTGGACGGTGCCCTGGGCGTCATTGCCGCGCTGGAAGTCGCACGTTCCGTCGACCGTCCCATTTCAGTTGTCAGCTTTCAGGACGAAGAGGGGCGGTTTGGCGTGACCACAGGTTCTGCTGTCTGGTCGGGCGGGTTGTCTCTGGAAAAAGCCGATGTGTTGACCGATGGGGCCGGAGTCAGCTTTGGCCAGGCCCGATCCTCCATGGCAGACTTGTCCCAGGGCTTCGTGGACCCGTCCCGTTTCGATGGCTTCATAGAGATGCATATCGAACAGGGCCCCTCTCTGGACGCGTCCGGAGATCAGATCGGAGTTGTCACGGATATCGTTGGCATCCGCGATATGTCGATCACCTTCGAAGGTCAGCAGAACCACGCCGGCACCACCCCCATGCACCTGCGCCGCGACGCATTTCAGGCCCTGTCCCTGTTCAACACCCGGCTCAATGAGAGGTTTCGCAATGTCGTCACACCGCAGACGGTCTGGACCATCGGGCGGGTCAACCTGCATCCAAACGCTTCGTCCATCGTGCCGGGGCGGGCTCGGTTCTCGATGCAATGGCGCGATGCTGATGTAGACCGTTTGGCCCGGATGGAGGAGATCATCCGGGCGACAGCACAAGAAACCGCTGAGCAACTGGGGATGAGTTTGGATTACGGCCCCATGCTTGGGCTGGATCCCGTTGCCATGGATCCGACCTTGCGCCGCGCTCTTGAACGCGGTGCGGAACAGGTCGCACCGGGTCGGTGGCGCAGAATGCCCTCGGGGGCCTTGCACGATGCCACCAACGTGTCTCGCCTGATGCCGGTCGCGATGTTGTTCACGCCCTCGATCGACGGAATCAGCCATGATTTTGCAGAAGATACGGCAGAGGTCGATTTGATTGCGGGGCTAGAAACTCTAGTGCGTGCCGTACGGTCTCTCTCTGTCTAA
- the gcvH gene encoding glycine cleavage system protein GcvH, with product MATYYSEEHEWLSVEGDTATLGITKHAAEQLGEVVFVEQQEAGDEFEKDGEIGVIESVKAASELYAPVDGEIVEVNEALADNPGALNEDPEGEAWIYKIKISDASQLEDLMDEAGYKAFIG from the coding sequence ATGGCAACCTATTATTCCGAAGAGCATGAATGGCTGAGCGTCGAAGGCGACACCGCCACGCTGGGCATCACCAAACACGCGGCTGAACAGCTGGGTGAGGTGGTCTTCGTCGAGCAGCAGGAAGCGGGCGACGAGTTCGAGAAAGACGGCGAGATCGGTGTGATCGAATCCGTCAAGGCGGCCTCGGAACTCTATGCACCGGTCGATGGTGAGATCGTCGAGGTGAACGAGGCGCTGGCCGACAATCCCGGCGCGCTGAACGAAGACCCCGAGGGCGAGGCCTGGATCTACAAGATCAAGATCAGTGACGCGTCGCAGCTCGAGGATCTGATGGACGAAGCCGGATACAAGGCCTTCATCGGGTAA
- the gcvT gene encoding glycine cleavage system aminomethyltransferase GcvT: MMTTPKRTPLYDLHVELGGKMVDFAGWEMPVQYPLGIMGEHKQCREKAAVFDVSHMGQVILRGENVGEKLEALCPQAYATLKEGKARYGFFTNAEGGIMDDLIVSNAGDHYFVVVNAALRHQDIPHMKANLDGVDVTEIFDRALVAVQGPAAENVVGELCPAARDLKFMETTVADINGVECRISRLGYTGEDGYEISIPEDKAIEITQAFLAHEDCEAAGLGARDSLRLEAGLCLYGNDIDQSTSPIEASLAWAIQKRRKEEGGFPGAERIQRELAEGASRKLVGIKPDGRAPARQGVEVQCLEGNSIGQITSGSFGPTVGGPIAMGYVSAGHGAPGEKVNLIIRGKAQPAQIVALPFVKQNYKR, translated from the coding sequence ATCATGACCACACCGAAGCGCACGCCGTTGTATGACCTTCACGTCGAGCTTGGCGGCAAGATGGTTGATTTTGCGGGTTGGGAGATGCCTGTTCAGTATCCTTTGGGGATCATGGGGGAGCATAAGCAGTGCCGGGAGAAGGCGGCGGTGTTTGATGTGTCTCACATGGGTCAGGTGATCCTGCGCGGTGAGAATGTGGGTGAGAAGCTGGAAGCTTTGTGCCCGCAGGCCTATGCGACGCTGAAGGAAGGCAAGGCGCGTTACGGGTTCTTCACCAATGCCGAAGGCGGGATCATGGATGATCTGATCGTGTCGAATGCGGGGGATCACTATTTTGTGGTGGTGAACGCGGCGCTGCGCCATCAGGACATTCCGCATATGAAAGCGAACCTTGACGGCGTCGACGTGACCGAGATCTTCGACCGTGCGCTGGTTGCGGTCCAAGGTCCTGCGGCGGAAAACGTGGTGGGGGAACTCTGCCCTGCCGCCCGCGACCTGAAGTTCATGGAAACCACCGTGGCCGATATCAACGGTGTCGAGTGCCGCATCTCGCGGCTGGGCTATACCGGCGAGGACGGGTACGAGATCTCGATCCCCGAGGACAAGGCGATCGAGATCACACAGGCCTTCCTGGCGCATGAGGATTGCGAGGCCGCCGGTCTGGGCGCGCGCGACAGCCTGCGGCTTGAGGCGGGGCTGTGCCTTTATGGCAATGACATCGACCAGAGCACCTCGCCGATTGAGGCCTCGTTGGCCTGGGCGATCCAGAAGCGCCGCAAGGAAGAAGGTGGTTTTCCGGGTGCGGAGCGTATCCAGCGCGAACTGGCCGAGGGCGCATCGCGCAAGCTGGTGGGCATCAAGCCCGACGGCCGCGCGCCGGCGCGTCAGGGCGTGGAAGTGCAATGCCTTGAGGGCAACAGCATCGGTCAGATCACCTCGGGCAGCTTTGGCCCGACGGTGGGTGGCCCGATCGCGATGGGCTATGTGTCCGCGGGCCATGGCGCGCCGGGCGAGAAGGTGAACCTGATCATCCGGGGCAAGGCGCAACCGGCGCAGATCGTGGCGCTGCCCTTCGTCAAACAGAATTACAAGCGTTGA
- the gcvP gene encoding aminomethyl-transferring glycine dehydrogenase — protein MAFKLTDYEAYDFANRRHIGPSPTEMRDMLKVIGFKTLDELIDATVPPAIRQKQPLDWGPAMTERDALFHMKQVAGKNKVLTSLIGQGYYGTTTPAPILRNILENPAWYTAYTPYQPEISQGRLEALLNFQTMVSDLTGLDVANASLLDEATAAAEAMAMAKRGGRSKANNAAFFVDKNCHPQTIAVIKTRAEPLGIDVQVADPDQLDAGAVFGAIFQYPGTYGHVRDFTAEIAALHEHKAIAIVAADILSLALLKSPGEMGADIAIGSTQRFGVPMGYGGPHAAYMATTDKLKRSMPGRIIGVSIDSRGNKAYRLSLQTREQHIRREKANSNVCTAQALLAVIASMYAVYHGPDGIKAIAQSVHRKTSRLAAGLEEAGFSVEPEVFFDTITVEVGHLQKTVMEAAVARGVNLRKVGETRVGISLDEQTRPETIEAVWGAFGIDRKDDSSNKQYRLPDYALRESAYLTHPIFHQNRAEAEITRYMRRLADRDLALDRAMIPLGSCTMKLNATIEMIPVTWPEFSNLHPFVPQDQAQGYHEMIADLNDKLCQITGYDAISQQPNSGAQGEYAGLLTIRNYHFARGEGHRNVCLIPTSAHGTNPASAQMVGWQVVPVQADENGNIDVADFRAKAEKHSDHLAACMITYPSTHGVFETTVQEVCQITHDHGGQVYIDGANMNAMVGLSRPGDIGGDVSHLNLHKTFCIPHGGGGPGMGPIGVKAHLAEHLPGHPEYGTAVGPVSAAPFGSPSILPVSWAYVLLMGGAGLTQATKVAILNANYIAARLKDAYPILYTSETGRVAHECILDTRPLDAEAHVTVDDVAKRLIDSGFHAPTMSWPVAGTLMVEPTESEPMAELDRFCDAMLSIRAEAQDIIDGKIDAENNPLKNAPHTVRDLVGDWDRPYTREQACFPPGSMGVDKYWSPVNRVDNAYGDRNLVCTCPPMDAYEDAAE, from the coding sequence ATGGCCTTCAAACTGACCGACTACGAAGCCTATGATTTTGCCAACCGCCGCCATATCGGTCCCAGCCCGACCGAGATGCGCGACATGCTCAAGGTGATCGGCTTCAAGACGCTGGACGAGCTGATCGACGCCACCGTCCCACCGGCGATCCGGCAGAAACAGCCGCTGGACTGGGGTCCGGCGATGACGGAACGCGATGCGCTTTTCCACATGAAACAGGTGGCGGGGAAGAACAAGGTTCTGACCTCGCTGATCGGTCAGGGCTATTACGGCACCACCACGCCTGCGCCGATCCTGCGCAACATCCTGGAAAACCCGGCCTGGTACACCGCCTACACGCCGTACCAGCCCGAGATCAGCCAGGGCCGGCTTGAGGCGCTGTTGAACTTCCAGACCATGGTCAGCGACCTGACCGGGCTCGATGTGGCCAACGCCTCGCTGCTGGACGAGGCGACCGCGGCGGCCGAGGCGATGGCGATGGCCAAGCGCGGCGGCCGGTCCAAGGCCAACAACGCGGCCTTCTTCGTCGACAAGAACTGCCACCCGCAGACCATCGCGGTGATCAAGACCCGGGCCGAGCCTCTGGGCATCGACGTGCAGGTCGCCGACCCGGATCAGCTGGACGCGGGCGCGGTATTCGGCGCGATCTTCCAGTATCCGGGCACCTATGGCCATGTGCGCGACTTCACCGCCGAGATCGCGGCGCTGCATGAACACAAGGCCATCGCCATCGTCGCCGCCGACATCCTGTCGCTGGCGCTGCTGAAGTCACCGGGCGAGATGGGCGCGGACATTGCCATCGGCTCGACCCAGCGCTTTGGCGTGCCGATGGGCTATGGCGGCCCGCACGCCGCCTACATGGCCACCACCGACAAGCTGAAGCGATCCATGCCGGGCCGGATCATCGGTGTGTCCATCGACAGCCGCGGCAACAAGGCCTACCGCCTGTCGTTGCAGACCCGCGAGCAGCACATCCGCCGCGAGAAGGCGAACTCGAACGTCTGCACCGCGCAGGCGCTGCTGGCGGTGATTGCCTCGATGTATGCGGTCTATCACGGCCCCGACGGCATCAAGGCGATCGCGCAATCGGTGCACCGCAAGACCTCGCGTCTGGCTGCCGGTCTGGAAGAGGCGGGCTTCTCGGTCGAACCCGAGGTGTTCTTCGACACCATCACGGTCGAGGTCGGCCACCTGCAGAAGACGGTGATGGAGGCCGCCGTGGCGCGCGGCGTCAACCTGCGCAAGGTGGGCGAGACCCGCGTCGGCATCAGCCTGGACGAACAGACCCGCCCCGAGACGATCGAGGCGGTCTGGGGCGCCTTCGGCATCGACCGCAAGGATGACAGCTCGAACAAGCAATACCGCCTGCCGGATTATGCGCTGCGTGAAAGCGCCTATCTGACCCACCCGATCTTCCACCAGAACCGGGCCGAGGCCGAGATCACCCGCTATATGCGTCGTCTGGCCGACCGCGACCTGGCGCTGGACCGGGCGATGATCCCGCTGGGATCGTGCACCATGAAGCTGAACGCCACGATCGAGATGATCCCGGTCACCTGGCCCGAGTTCAGCAACCTGCACCCGTTTGTTCCGCAGGATCAGGCGCAGGGCTATCACGAGATGATCGCCGATCTGAACGACAAGCTGTGCCAGATCACCGGCTATGACGCGATCAGCCAACAGCCCAACTCGGGCGCGCAGGGCGAATATGCGGGCCTCTTGACCATCCGCAACTATCACTTTGCGCGCGGCGAAGGGCACCGCAATGTCTGCCTGATCCCGACCTCGGCCCATGGCACCAACCCGGCCTCGGCGCAGATGGTGGGCTGGCAGGTCGTGCCGGTGCAGGCGGATGAGAACGGCAATATCGATGTCGCCGACTTCCGCGCCAAAGCGGAAAAGCACTCCGATCATCTGGCCGCCTGCATGATCACCTACCCGTCGACCCATGGCGTGTTCGAGACCACCGTGCAGGAGGTCTGCCAGATCACCCATGATCACGGCGGTCAGGTCTATATCGACGGCGCCAACATGAACGCCATGGTGGGCCTGTCGCGCCCCGGCGATATCGGCGGCGATGTCAGCCACCTGAACCTGCACAAGACCTTCTGCATCCCGCATGGCGGCGGTGGTCCCGGCATGGGTCCGATCGGCGTCAAGGCGCATCTGGCCGAGCACCTGCCCGGGCACCCGGAATACGGCACCGCCGTGGGTCCGGTCTCGGCGGCGCCCTTCGGCTCGCCCTCGATCCTGCCCGTGTCCTGGGCCTATGTGCTGCTGATGGGCGGCGCGGGTCTGACCCAGGCGACCAAGGTGGCGATCCTGAACGCCAACTACATCGCGGCGCGGCTCAAGGATGCCTATCCGATCCTCTACACCTCGGAAACGGGGCGTGTGGCGCATGAATGCATCCTCGACACCCGGCCGCTGGACGCCGAGGCGCATGTCACCGTCGATGACGTGGCCAAGCGCCTGATCGATTCAGGCTTCCACGCGCCGACGATGAGCTGGCCGGTGGCCGGAACCCTGATGGTGGAGCCGACCGAGTCCGAGCCCATGGCCGAGCTGGATCGTTTCTGCGATGCCATGCTGTCGATCCGGGCGGAAGCACAGGACATCATCGATGGCAAGATCGACGCGGAAAACAACCCGCTGAAAAACGCCCCCCACACGGTGCGCGATCTGGTCGGCGACTGGGACCGCCCCTACACCCGCGAACAAGCCTGCTTCCCGCCGGGTTCCATGGGCGTCGACAAATACTGGTCCCCCGTCAACCGCGTCGACAACGCATATGGCGACAGAAACCTCGTCTGCACATGCCCCCCAATGGACGCATACGAAGACGCCGCGGAATAA
- a CDS encoding saccharopine dehydrogenase, with translation MTHLWVRAEQRPNEERVGLTPEGAAALIAAGIRVTVEESHARAIPLDGYKEAGCEIAPENSWPEAPLDAIIFGLKELPEDGTPLPHRHIMFGHAFKGQHSGRALLERFKAGGGTLYDLEYLVDEDGRRVAAFGYWAGYAGAAVTLKTWAAQQRGEICGPVGVYPGKDALNAELLAELDATGAPRPRAIVIGALGRVGTGAADLCEAMGVAVTKWDMAETAGGGPFPEILDHDLFLNCIFARPGTPVFVPREALTAPRKLTAIGDVACDPDSDYNPVPVYDRATTWQEPALRVATDPVMDVMAIDNLPSMLPVESSEDYAAQLLPSLLTLTDLDSGVWGRAEATYKTHIEGL, from the coding sequence ATGACACATCTCTGGGTCCGGGCAGAACAGCGCCCGAACGAAGAACGGGTTGGGCTGACACCGGAAGGTGCCGCGGCGCTGATCGCGGCCGGCATCCGCGTGACGGTCGAGGAAAGCCATGCCCGCGCCATTCCACTGGACGGCTACAAGGAAGCAGGCTGCGAGATCGCGCCCGAGAATTCCTGGCCCGAGGCCCCGCTGGACGCGATCATCTTCGGACTCAAGGAACTGCCCGAAGACGGTACACCCTTGCCCCACCGCCACATCATGTTCGGCCATGCCTTCAAGGGCCAGCATTCGGGCCGGGCTCTGCTGGAACGGTTCAAGGCGGGCGGCGGCACGCTTTATGATCTGGAATACCTCGTGGATGAGGATGGTCGCCGGGTCGCCGCATTCGGCTATTGGGCAGGCTACGCGGGCGCAGCAGTAACGCTCAAGACCTGGGCGGCGCAGCAACGGGGCGAGATCTGCGGCCCTGTCGGCGTCTATCCCGGCAAGGACGCGCTGAACGCCGAACTTCTGGCAGAATTGGACGCCACCGGCGCGCCCCGGCCCCGCGCCATCGTCATCGGAGCTTTGGGCCGTGTAGGCACCGGCGCCGCTGACTTGTGTGAGGCGATGGGCGTCGCGGTCACCAAGTGGGACATGGCCGAAACCGCCGGCGGTGGGCCTTTCCCGGAAATCCTCGACCATGACCTGTTCCTGAACTGCATCTTCGCGCGCCCCGGAACGCCTGTCTTCGTCCCGCGCGAGGCATTGACCGCCCCGCGCAAGCTGACCGCCATCGGTGACGTGGCCTGCGACCCGGACAGCGACTACAACCCGGTGCCCGTCTATGACCGCGCCACCACGTGGCAAGAACCCGCCCTGCGCGTGGCCACCGACCCCGTGATGGACGTGATGGCGATCGACAACCTGCCGTCGATGCTGCCGGTCGAAAGCTCGGAAGACTATGCCGCGCAACTGCTGCCGTCCTTGCTGACTCTGACCGATCTGGACAGCGGTGTCTGGGGGCGGGCAGAAGCAACTTACAAAACGCATATTGAAGGACTCTGA